One genomic region from Rhodothermales bacterium encodes:
- a CDS encoding MBL fold metallo-hydrolase: MSDDSVQVTLLGTGTSTGIPVIGCACATCRSDDPRDRRLRCSCLVEANGLRILIDAGPDLRTQALRYGIHDLDAVLITHHHFDHVAGLDDLRPLLFRNRAAIPCFAVENTVQTLTDMYPYIFRDGSYPGVARLSLHAVQGPFSVTSRSGTEASVDIIPIPAMHGTLPVLGYRIGSFAYLTDVSDVPFASRHLLEDLDLLVLDALREHPHPMHLSFSEAIALASSIEARETWFIHMTHGTLHADIDADLPEGMSLGWDGRVKQSPLTSRSTSSIPV, encoded by the coding sequence GTGAGCGACGACAGCGTACAGGTCACCCTGCTCGGTACCGGCACCTCGACCGGCATACCCGTCATTGGATGTGCCTGTGCGACGTGCCGATCCGACGATCCGAGGGATCGGCGACTCCGGTGCAGTTGTCTGGTTGAAGCCAACGGATTGCGGATCCTGATCGATGCGGGACCGGATTTGCGGACACAGGCCCTTCGTTACGGGATCCATGACTTGGACGCGGTGCTCATCACACATCACCATTTCGATCATGTCGCCGGGCTTGACGATCTCCGCCCCCTGCTTTTCCGGAATCGTGCTGCCATACCCTGCTTCGCCGTCGAGAATACCGTGCAAACGTTGACGGACATGTATCCCTACATCTTTCGGGACGGCTCCTATCCGGGCGTGGCACGGTTGTCCCTGCACGCCGTCCAAGGCCCCTTTTCGGTCACGTCACGCAGCGGTACGGAGGCGTCCGTGGATATCATCCCCATTCCGGCCATGCACGGTACGCTGCCCGTCCTCGGCTACCGGATCGGGTCGTTCGCCTATCTGACGGATGTAAGCGATGTGCCGTTCGCCAGCCGGCATCTGCTGGAAGACCTGGATCTGTTGGTGCTCGATGCCCTTCGAGAACATCCGCACCCCATGCACCTGAGTTTCTCCGAGGCCATCGCGCTGGCGTCCAGCATCGAGGCCCGGGAGACGTGGTTCATCCACATGACCCACGGCACCCTGCATGCGGACATCGACGCGGACCTGCCCGAGGGCATGTCGCTTGGATGGGACGGTCGGGTCAAACAGTCGCCCCTGACCAGCCGTTCCACGTCATCGATACCGGTCTGA
- a CDS encoding Rne/Rng family ribonuclease: MSKEIIINSGKQTRIAIVENGDLAELFIENQEHERTIGNIFLARVRRIMPSIQAAFVDIGQKQDAFLHFSDLVENVTDWLEFVESDTPAIGQFKVDYVTRPTRKNRRRPSGHQGGSRGEGEASRHKHVADKDRTDKRRSAMKRQHAKGRGRDQGQDERDAPPVDPTTYLKKDQKILVKISKEPIANKGSRVTTDISLAGRFLVLVPMADYVAVSKKIQSFKERRRLRALANSLLPEGFGVIVRTVASGKNAKSLDTDLNLLLDKWRKIESKLSKKPKAPAELHVDVNMASSIMRDLFTDDYDRILIDDHRTFKNIKGYVQAIAPQMADAVHEYTGSDPVFKSAGIDKQVEEAFESRVNLPSGGYLFIEQTEAMHVVDVNSGRSGRGMSQEDSSLKVNVEAAHVIAQQVRLRDLGGIIVVDFIDMRHERNRKKVYDEIRNEFRKDRAVTKVLPMSDFGLMQITRQRLRPSITKTFSLPEDDNSAPGQRREYRPAERTESPSSSTSSQSRTPVASSAGMTPDDLLAQMEKWIEAYLSSGRRAGLKLVVHPFTAAFLNKRIPNQTTRWFLRHLLRVRVVADSGMDPLDFRFLDAASGEEASTEAKEKKAPPTKSSASSRDTESKRDDQPKRDARSKRDAQSSREPSKERRDGKEEASDSDASSASEGRGRGGSRSGSRGGGRGRGRSGDDENRGRGRSGDDENRGRGRSGDDENRGRGRSGDDENRGRGRSGNDENRGRGRSGNDSNGRGRSTEEETPERGRSSENGNRGRGRGRSGDDDNRGRGRSRSDASEGTVTSETPDAPRPSSRRAPKKQEQAAPEQAAPEQAAPVSAEKDIRTDTPQQPAERKRPTERKDTGTETPVEQEADASSDASKSRGRGRGRGGRGRGRGGRGRSTGA, from the coding sequence ATGTCCAAGGAAATCATCATCAACAGCGGGAAACAGACCCGAATCGCCATTGTGGAGAATGGCGATCTTGCGGAGCTGTTTATCGAAAACCAGGAGCATGAGCGAACCATTGGCAACATCTTTCTTGCCCGCGTTCGCCGCATCATGCCCAGCATCCAGGCCGCCTTTGTGGATATCGGCCAGAAACAGGATGCCTTCCTCCACTTCTCTGATCTTGTAGAGAACGTCACCGATTGGCTCGAGTTTGTCGAGAGCGACACTCCGGCCATCGGGCAGTTCAAAGTCGACTACGTCACGCGTCCGACACGGAAGAACCGTCGTCGTCCGAGTGGACACCAGGGCGGATCGCGGGGAGAAGGCGAGGCCAGCCGCCACAAGCACGTTGCCGACAAGGACCGGACCGACAAGCGACGTTCTGCCATGAAACGGCAGCACGCGAAAGGACGCGGACGGGACCAGGGTCAGGATGAACGGGATGCTCCTCCGGTGGATCCGACCACCTATCTGAAAAAGGATCAGAAGATCCTGGTCAAGATCAGCAAGGAGCCCATTGCCAACAAAGGCAGTCGTGTGACGACGGACATTTCGTTGGCGGGACGATTCCTGGTGCTGGTTCCCATGGCCGACTATGTGGCGGTGTCCAAGAAAATCCAGTCCTTCAAGGAGCGTCGTCGTCTTCGGGCACTGGCCAACAGCCTGCTGCCGGAAGGATTCGGAGTCATTGTCCGTACCGTCGCGTCCGGCAAGAATGCGAAGTCGCTCGATACCGATCTGAACCTGCTGCTCGACAAGTGGCGGAAAATCGAATCCAAACTTTCCAAGAAGCCGAAAGCACCGGCTGAACTCCATGTTGACGTGAACATGGCGTCCTCCATCATGCGTGACCTGTTCACCGATGATTACGATCGCATTCTGATCGATGATCACCGCACGTTCAAGAACATCAAAGGTTACGTACAGGCGATAGCGCCACAAATGGCAGATGCCGTGCACGAATATACTGGCAGCGATCCCGTCTTCAAGTCGGCGGGGATAGACAAACAAGTGGAGGAGGCGTTCGAGAGCAGGGTGAACCTGCCTTCCGGTGGGTACCTGTTCATTGAGCAGACCGAAGCCATGCACGTCGTGGACGTGAACTCCGGTCGCTCGGGGCGCGGCATGTCGCAGGAGGACAGCTCGCTGAAGGTGAACGTCGAGGCCGCGCATGTCATTGCACAACAGGTCCGGCTGCGGGATCTCGGCGGGATCATCGTGGTCGATTTCATCGACATGCGCCATGAGCGCAACCGGAAGAAGGTCTACGACGAAATCCGGAATGAATTCCGCAAGGATCGGGCCGTCACGAAGGTCCTGCCCATGAGTGATTTCGGGCTCATGCAGATTACGCGTCAGCGTTTGCGACCCAGCATCACCAAGACATTTTCGCTTCCGGAGGATGACAACTCGGCTCCGGGACAACGCAGGGAATACCGTCCGGCAGAACGTACGGAGTCTCCGTCTTCGTCGACTTCGTCCCAATCGCGGACTCCCGTTGCTTCGAGCGCGGGTATGACACCGGACGATCTCCTCGCCCAGATGGAAAAATGGATTGAGGCGTATCTGTCGTCGGGACGCCGGGCCGGCCTGAAATTGGTGGTCCATCCCTTTACGGCCGCATTCCTGAACAAGCGCATTCCCAATCAGACGACCCGGTGGTTCCTGCGTCATCTCTTGCGCGTCCGTGTCGTTGCCGATTCCGGAATGGATCCATTGGACTTCCGCTTCCTGGACGCCGCATCGGGAGAAGAAGCGTCCACGGAGGCGAAGGAAAAGAAGGCGCCCCCGACAAAATCATCCGCTTCCAGCAGAGATACGGAATCGAAGCGGGACGACCAACCAAAGCGGGATGCCCGGTCGAAACGGGATGCCCAATCGAGTCGGGAGCCGTCAAAGGAACGCCGTGATGGAAAAGAGGAGGCGTCGGATTCTGATGCGTCTTCCGCATCCGAAGGCCGTGGCCGGGGAGGCTCCCGCTCCGGTTCACGCGGTGGCGGTCGTGGACGCGGGCGCTCAGGCGACGACGAAAACCGTGGACGCGGGCGCTCAGGCGATGACGAAAACCGCGGTCGTGGGCGCTCCGGCGACGACGAAAACCGTGGACGCGGGCGCTCAGGCGATGACGAAAACCGTGGACGTGGACGCTCCGGCAACGACGAAAACCGTGGACGTGGACGCTCCGGCAATGACAGCAACGGTCGGGGACGGTCCACCGAGGAAGAGACCCCTGAACGGGGACGTTCGTCCGAGAACGGGAATCGCGGTCGGGGTCGTGGACGCTCCGGCGATGACGACAATCGTGGCCGTGGACGCTCCCGTTCCGATGCATCAGAGGGGACCGTGACGTCGGAAACGCCCGATGCCCCGCGCCCAAGCTCCCGTCGTGCACCGAAGAAACAGGAGCAGGCAGCGCCGGAACAGGCAGCGCCGGAACAGGCAGCGCCGGTATCTGCGGAAAAAGATATCCGGACGGACACGCCGCAGCAACCGGCAGAGCGGAAACGTCCAACGGAACGGAAGGACACCGGTACGGAGACGCCCGTTGAGCAGGAAGCCGATGCGTCGTCCGATGCATCCAAGTCCCGTGGCCGGGGACGTGGTCGCGGAGGACGCGGCCGTGGCCGTGGTGGTCGCGGACGGAGCACAGGGGCCTGA
- a CDS encoding citrate synthase: MPEPSTARGLEGVIALESSICHIDGQQGELVYAGYDIADLAANCTFEEVAWLLWTGALPTPAQLADLNRQLCAERALPPMVLELLAATPEDANPMAVLRTAVSMLALFDGEAEDMSREANLRKSIRLTARIPTILAAFDRRRNGRMPIRPLSTGSTAANFLYMLSGAEPGAAAERTFDACLILHAEHGLNASTFAGRVIAATLSDIYSAISGAIGGLKGPLHGGANIKVMEMLEDMDRSGADPATDVRARLARKERIMGFGHRVYKTVDPRATILKAMVDEMSAERGTRKWFDMSVAIMDVMAEEKGLYPNVDFFSASVYGTLDIPTDLFTPVFAMARITGWTAHLLEQWHDNRLIRPRAAYTGPRGLTTGRATVGSS, encoded by the coding sequence ATGCCGGAACCTTCCACCGCCCGCGGACTCGAGGGCGTCATTGCCCTGGAGTCGTCCATATGCCACATTGACGGACAGCAAGGCGAGCTCGTTTACGCGGGATATGACATTGCCGACCTTGCCGCGAATTGCACGTTCGAGGAGGTCGCTTGGCTGCTTTGGACCGGGGCTCTGCCCACGCCGGCCCAGCTGGCCGACCTGAACCGGCAGCTGTGCGCTGAGCGGGCCCTCCCGCCGATGGTCCTGGAATTGCTGGCCGCCACGCCCGAGGACGCCAACCCGATGGCCGTGCTCCGGACGGCGGTCTCCATGCTCGCCCTGTTCGATGGCGAAGCGGAGGACATGTCCAGGGAGGCCAACCTGCGCAAGTCCATCCGGTTGACGGCACGCATCCCGACCATCCTTGCCGCTTTCGACCGGCGGCGGAACGGCCGCATGCCCATTCGTCCGTTGTCCACCGGTTCCACGGCCGCGAACTTCCTGTACATGCTGTCGGGGGCCGAGCCCGGTGCGGCCGCCGAGCGCACGTTCGACGCGTGCCTCATCCTGCATGCCGAGCACGGCTTGAATGCATCCACCTTCGCGGGACGGGTGATTGCCGCCACCCTGTCGGACATCTACTCCGCGATTTCCGGTGCCATCGGCGGCCTCAAAGGGCCCCTCCACGGCGGAGCCAACATCAAGGTCATGGAAATGCTGGAGGACATGGACCGCTCGGGGGCCGACCCCGCGACCGACGTCCGTGCGCGCCTCGCCCGGAAGGAACGGATCATGGGCTTTGGACACCGCGTGTACAAAACGGTCGACCCCCGAGCGACCATCCTCAAGGCCATGGTGGACGAGATGAGTGCCGAGCGCGGAACGCGCAAATGGTTCGACATGAGCGTCGCCATCATGGACGTCATGGCGGAGGAAAAGGGCCTGTACCCGAATGTGGACTTTTTCAGCGCATCGGTTTACGGCACCCTGGACATCCCGACCGATCTCTTTACGCCCGTGTTCGCCATGGCCCGGATTACCGGGTGGACGGCGCATCTGCTGGAACAATGGCATGACAACCGGCTCATCCGGCCGCGGGCGGCCTACACCGGGCCCCGGGGACTCACGACGGGACGCGCAACGGTCGGATCTTCGTGA
- a CDS encoding succinate dehydrogenase cytochrome b subunit: MSSNSSWLTSPVLKKVVTGVTGLGLTIFVLLHMIGNLSMFAGNDAYNLYTYKLTSLGPLLYAVELGLVLFFGFHIVVGVRIALGKRRARSKGYAVYKSAGRPSMQSVSSRSMIVTGIILFVFLIFHVITFKFGPGGPGNASEAYLTIIGGVEMRDLAKLVREKFASPLYTFGYTAIMLLLLVHLRHGVWSALQSLGAIRPSASPLIYTIGGLIGAGIAVGFVVMPLALYFGLI, encoded by the coding sequence ATGAGCTCCAATTCTTCCTGGCTGACATCCCCTGTCCTCAAGAAAGTGGTAACGGGCGTAACCGGCCTGGGGCTGACGATCTTCGTGCTTCTGCACATGATCGGCAACCTGTCCATGTTCGCGGGTAACGACGCCTACAATCTGTACACGTACAAACTGACCTCACTCGGTCCGCTGCTCTATGCCGTCGAACTGGGCCTGGTCCTGTTTTTCGGTTTCCACATCGTGGTCGGCGTCCGGATTGCCCTCGGCAAGCGACGCGCCCGGTCGAAAGGATACGCGGTCTACAAGAGTGCCGGACGGCCCAGCATGCAGTCGGTATCCTCCCGATCCATGATCGTGACCGGGATCATCCTGTTCGTCTTCCTGATTTTCCACGTCATCACGTTCAAGTTCGGCCCCGGAGGCCCGGGTAATGCCAGTGAGGCCTACCTGACCATCATTGGTGGCGTCGAAATGCGCGACCTTGCGAAGCTGGTCCGCGAGAAGTTCGCCTCCCCGCTCTACACCTTCGGCTACACGGCCATCATGCTGCTCCTTCTGGTCCACCTGCGCCACGGGGTCTGGAGCGCGCTCCAGTCCCTGGGAGCCATTCGACCGTCGGCGTCGCCCCTCATCTATACCATCGGGGGCCTCATCGGAGCCGGCATTGCCGTGGGATTCGTGGTCATGCCGCTCGCTCTTTACTTCGGGTTGATATAA
- a CDS encoding fumarate reductase/succinate dehydrogenase flavoprotein subunit: protein MLDSKIPAGPLTEKWDNYKNSCKLVNPANKRKHTVLVVGTGLAGGSAAASLAELGYNVKSFCIQDSPRRAHSIAAQGGINAAKNYPNDGDTVWRLFYDTIKGGDYRSREANVYRLAQVANNIIDQAVAQGVPFAREYGGLLSNRSFGGAQVSRTFYARGQTGQQLLLGAYQAMSRQIGLGNIEMFPRQEMLDLVVVDGKARGIITRNLVTGQLERHMADAVLLCTGGYGNVYYLSTNAKNSNVTAAWRAHKRGAQFANPCYTQIHPTCIPVSGDYQSKLTLMSESLRNDGRVWVPKTPGDTRKPKDIPESERDYYLERRYPSFGNLVPRDVASRNAKAVCDDGRGVGETKLAVYLDFADAINRLGRDAIEARYGNLFEMYERITGDNPYETPMRIYPAVHYTMGGLWVDYELQSTIPGLFVLGEANFSDHGANRLGASALMQGLSDGYFVIPYTLGNYLAGESVASITIEHEAFKEAEAASRERIERLFKPKGTKTVVEFHRELGRIMWDHVGMSRTKEGLQTAITEIQSLRDEFWQNLLVPGEANMYNKYLEFAGRVADFMELGELMARDALEREESCGGHFREEYQSPEGEAMRDDDQFTHVASWEWKPDGNHVRHTEPLEFENVHLTTRSYK from the coding sequence ATGCTTGATTCCAAGATTCCTGCCGGCCCACTGACGGAAAAGTGGGACAATTACAAGAACAGCTGCAAGCTGGTCAACCCGGCCAACAAGCGGAAGCACACGGTCCTGGTGGTCGGCACGGGTCTGGCCGGGGGATCGGCCGCCGCGTCGCTGGCGGAGCTCGGATACAACGTGAAGAGCTTCTGCATCCAGGATTCTCCGCGCCGCGCCCACTCGATTGCCGCACAGGGTGGAATAAACGCTGCCAAGAACTACCCCAACGACGGTGACACCGTCTGGCGCCTTTTCTACGACACCATCAAGGGAGGCGACTATCGGTCCCGGGAAGCGAATGTGTACCGGCTCGCCCAGGTGGCCAACAACATCATTGACCAGGCCGTCGCCCAGGGCGTACCCTTCGCACGGGAATACGGCGGGCTGCTTTCGAACCGTTCCTTCGGTGGCGCCCAGGTATCCCGGACCTTCTACGCCCGGGGACAGACCGGACAGCAGTTGCTGTTGGGCGCGTACCAGGCCATGAGCCGCCAGATCGGTCTGGGCAACATCGAAATGTTTCCCCGCCAGGAAATGCTGGACCTCGTCGTTGTCGACGGCAAGGCGCGTGGTATCATCACCCGCAACCTGGTCACCGGGCAATTGGAGCGCCACATGGCGGATGCGGTCTTGCTGTGTACGGGCGGCTACGGCAACGTGTACTACCTCTCCACGAATGCCAAGAACTCCAATGTGACGGCGGCCTGGCGTGCCCACAAACGGGGCGCCCAGTTCGCCAACCCCTGCTACACGCAGATCCACCCAACGTGCATCCCGGTTTCCGGCGACTATCAGTCCAAGCTCACGCTCATGAGTGAGAGCTTGCGGAACGACGGCCGGGTATGGGTTCCCAAGACGCCCGGTGACACAAGGAAACCGAAGGACATTCCGGAGTCCGAGCGGGACTACTACCTGGAACGTCGTTACCCGAGCTTCGGCAACCTCGTGCCGCGGGATGTAGCATCGCGGAATGCCAAGGCGGTCTGCGATGACGGTCGCGGGGTCGGTGAGACCAAGTTGGCCGTCTACCTGGACTTCGCCGATGCCATCAACCGGCTCGGCCGCGATGCCATCGAGGCCCGCTACGGCAACCTGTTTGAAATGTACGAGCGGATTACGGGGGACAACCCGTACGAAACGCCCATGCGGATTTATCCTGCCGTGCATTACACCATGGGCGGCCTGTGGGTCGACTACGAACTCCAGAGCACCATCCCGGGGCTGTTCGTACTCGGCGAGGCCAACTTCTCCGACCATGGCGCAAACCGGCTCGGCGCATCGGCCCTCATGCAGGGCCTGTCTGACGGCTACTTCGTCATTCCCTACACGCTCGGCAATTATCTGGCCGGCGAGTCCGTCGCATCCATCACGATTGAGCACGAGGCCTTCAAGGAAGCCGAAGCGGCCTCCCGCGAGCGCATCGAACGTCTCTTCAAACCGAAGGGTACCAAGACCGTGGTCGAATTCCACCGCGAGCTGGGTCGCATCATGTGGGATCACGTGGGCATGTCGCGGACGAAGGAAGGATTGCAGACCGCCATCACGGAAATCCAGTCACTCCGGGACGAATTCTGGCAGAACCTGCTCGTACCCGGGGAGGCCAACATGTACAACAAGTATCTCGAATTCGCGGGACGGGTAGCCGATTTCATGGAGCTCGGCGAACTCATGGCCCGCGATGCGCTGGAGCGGGAAGAATCCTGCGGCGGCCACTTCCGCGAGGAGTACCAGTCTCCGGAAGGGGAGGCCATGCGCGATGACGATCAGTTCACGCACGTCGCATCGTGGGAATGGAAGCCCGATGGGAACCATGTCCGCCACACCGAGCCGCTCGAGTTCGAAAACGTCCATCTGACCACTCGCAGTTACAAGTAG
- a CDS encoding succinate dehydrogenase/fumarate reductase iron-sulfur subunit yields MKIKLKVWRQTGPTAPGQFETYEVPDANPHMSFLELLDVLNEQLMKEGKDPVEFDYDCREGICGSCGVVVDGTAHGPQQRTACCQLHMRHYQDGDTIVVEPWRADAFPIIKDLVVDRAAFDRIIQAGGYVSVNTGNAPDANAILVDKHDADLAMDYATCIGCGACVAACPNASASLFTAAKISHLALLPQGDPERATRTRAMVDQMAAEGFGDCSNHAECEAVCPKGISISAIARMRREYVKALGR; encoded by the coding sequence ATGAAGATCAAACTGAAGGTATGGCGCCAGACGGGTCCCACCGCTCCGGGACAGTTCGAGACCTATGAAGTCCCGGATGCGAACCCGCACATGTCGTTCCTGGAACTGCTGGACGTGTTGAACGAGCAGCTCATGAAGGAAGGCAAGGATCCCGTGGAGTTCGACTACGACTGCCGGGAGGGCATCTGCGGCTCCTGTGGCGTAGTCGTCGACGGAACGGCCCACGGCCCCCAGCAGCGAACGGCTTGTTGCCAGTTGCACATGCGCCACTACCAGGACGGCGACACGATCGTGGTCGAACCATGGCGCGCCGATGCGTTTCCCATCATCAAGGACCTGGTCGTGGACCGCGCGGCGTTCGACCGGATTATCCAGGCAGGCGGGTACGTATCGGTGAATACCGGCAACGCCCCCGATGCCAACGCCATCCTCGTCGACAAGCATGACGCCGACCTGGCCATGGACTACGCCACCTGCATTGGATGTGGCGCGTGTGTGGCGGCGTGCCCGAATGCCTCGGCGTCGCTGTTCACGGCGGCCAAGATTTCCCACCTGGCCCTGCTGCCCCAGGGCGATCCGGAGCGGGCCACACGTACGCGTGCCATGGTTGACCAGATGGCCGCAGAGGGGTTCGGGGATTGCTCCAACCACGCCGAGTGCGAGGCCGTCTGTCCGAAGGGCATTTCGATTTCGGCCATCGCCCGGATGCGGCGTGAGTACGTGAAGGCGCTGGGCCGTTAG
- the purQ gene encoding phosphoribosylformylglycinamidine synthase subunit PurQ: MSANIGILVFPGSNCDHDAYHVAKHVMGQDARFIWHKEASIGDVDLVIVPGGFSYGDYLRSGSIARFSPVMKDVIRFANDGGLVMGICNGFQILCEAHLLPGALTRNASLRFACKDVYVRTENPGTPFTSALAEGEVLRVPIAHGEGNYIAHPDVLAELEANGQVVFRYASPDGVVGGDANPNGSMNDIAGIVNREGNVLGMMPHPERSSEAILGTPDGARIFQSILQSLSAVETG; the protein is encoded by the coding sequence ATGTCCGCGAACATAGGAATCCTCGTATTTCCCGGCTCCAATTGTGACCACGATGCCTACCACGTGGCCAAACATGTCATGGGGCAGGACGCACGGTTCATCTGGCACAAGGAGGCGTCCATCGGAGACGTCGACCTGGTCATCGTGCCCGGTGGTTTTTCTTACGGGGACTACCTGAGAAGCGGATCAATTGCCCGGTTTTCGCCCGTCATGAAGGATGTAATCCGGTTTGCGAACGATGGCGGCCTGGTCATGGGCATCTGCAACGGCTTCCAGATCCTGTGTGAAGCCCATTTGCTGCCGGGCGCACTCACCCGGAATGCCTCGCTTCGTTTTGCCTGCAAGGACGTGTACGTGCGGACGGAAAACCCGGGCACGCCATTTACGTCGGCGCTGGCGGAAGGGGAGGTGCTGCGTGTACCCATTGCACACGGCGAAGGCAACTACATTGCCCATCCGGATGTGCTGGCGGAATTGGAAGCCAACGGACAGGTCGTTTTCCGCTACGCCTCTCCCGACGGGGTTGTCGGAGGCGATGCCAATCCGAACGGCAGCATGAATGACATTGCCGGCATTGTCAACCGGGAAGGAAACGTGCTGGGCATGATGCCGCATCCCGAGCGCAGCTCGGAAGCCATCCTGGGCACACCGGATGGCGCACGCATCTTCCAGTCCATCCTGCAGTCCCTGTCCGCCGTCGAGACGGGCTGA
- a CDS encoding DUF58 domain-containing protein — translation MIPKELFRKIRQIEIRTKGLVSNIFGGEYHSAFKGQGMEFAEVRPYQFGDDIRSIDWNVSARYDETFVKIFEEEREQTVMLAVDVSGSGDFGSADLLKREMAAEICAVVAFSAIQNNDKVGLLLFSDTVELFVPPKKGRKHVLRIIRDLFAHQPLSRGTGISVALNHLLHVLHRRSIVMLVSDFMDDGYEQALRALARRHDTIAVHMIDPLERDLPDVGLVDFVDPESGQTVTIDSGNTSVRDAFFTAGLQSDRTTGQLLRRVKVDRIPIHTDEGYVDPLVRFFKKRHRAG, via the coding sequence ATGATCCCCAAGGAACTCTTCCGAAAAATCAGACAGATCGAAATCCGTACGAAGGGTCTTGTGAGCAACATCTTCGGCGGGGAGTACCATTCCGCATTCAAGGGACAGGGCATGGAGTTCGCCGAGGTCAGACCATACCAGTTCGGTGATGACATCCGGAGCATTGACTGGAACGTGAGCGCCCGCTACGACGAGACCTTCGTCAAGATCTTCGAGGAGGAGCGTGAGCAGACGGTCATGCTCGCGGTGGACGTGTCCGGCTCGGGTGATTTCGGGTCGGCGGACCTGCTCAAACGGGAGATGGCGGCGGAAATATGCGCCGTCGTCGCGTTCAGTGCCATCCAGAACAACGACAAGGTGGGCCTGCTCTTGTTCTCGGATACGGTCGAATTGTTCGTTCCACCGAAGAAGGGCCGCAAGCACGTATTGCGGATTATCCGGGACCTGTTCGCCCACCAGCCCCTGTCGCGGGGCACCGGCATTTCCGTGGCCTTGAACCACCTGCTACACGTCCTGCATCGTCGTTCCATCGTCATGCTGGTCAGCGACTTCATGGATGACGGATACGAACAGGCCTTGCGTGCCCTGGCGCGGCGCCACGACACCATCGCCGTCCATATGATTGATCCGCTCGAGCGGGATCTCCCGGATGTGGGCCTGGTCGATTTCGTGGATCCGGAATCCGGACAGACCGTGACCATCGACTCCGGCAACACATCGGTCCGGGATGCCTTTTTCACTGCGGGACTCCAATCCGATCGCACCACCGGGCAACTGCTCCGCCGGGTGAAAGTGGATCGTATTCCCATCCACACCGACGAG